In the genome of Lacerta agilis isolate rLacAgi1 chromosome 2, rLacAgi1.pri, whole genome shotgun sequence, one region contains:
- the GPSM3 gene encoding G-protein-signaling modulator 3 produces MQEMDVIMEEEMRLDVSATATEEQQIQASSQDDLSLLPNPGALLRSKQRTRQTDPARPWRSLPATPTGEMEKDQAVFFSSLTSLQAEEFFDMVAKVQARRLDDQRADFEEAAEMCAGNSRVSEEKLYDTILAHQSQRLEDQRTEPPIPVGIQGLLDLLLKAQGTRMEDQRSALPPGLGGASLLGAHTSFPMQCLSPPADSSLQQMWF; encoded by the exons ATGCAGGAAATGGATGTGATAATGGAAGAAGAGATGCGACTGGATGTGAGTGCAACAGCCACAGAAGAACAG CAGATCCAGGCCTCCTCTCAAGATGACCTCAGTCTCCTGCCAAACCCGGGCGCTCTTTTGCGTTCGAAGCAGAGGACACGACAGACGGATCCCGCGCGGCCCTGGAGGTCCCTGCCAGCTACCCCTACGGGGGAGATGGAGAAAGACCAGGCGG TCTTCTTCTCTTCGTTGACCTCTCTCCAAGCGGAGGAGTTTTTTGACATGGTGGCCAAAGTCCAGGCCCGGAGGCTTGATGACCAGCGGGCTGATTTTGAGGAGGCTGCAGAAATGTGTGCGGGCAACTCAAGGGTCTCTGAAGAGAAGCTCTACGACACTATCTTGGCTCATCAG AGCCAGCGTCTCGAAGACCAGCGCACAGAGCCCCCCATCCCGGTAGGAATTCAGGGCCTACTGGATTTGCTGCTCAAAGCCCAAGGCACCCGGATGGAAGACCAGCGCTCGGCTCTCCCTCCTGGTCTCGGTGGGGCGTCCTTGCTGGGGGCGCACACTTCCTTCCCCATGCAGTGCCTGAGTCCCCCGGCAGACTCCTCCCTCCAACAGATGTGGTTCTAG